One window of Agromyces rhizosphaerae genomic DNA carries:
- a CDS encoding carbohydrate ABC transporter permease produces the protein MTTLLGEATGQALRDGAAGPERPSRPRNRRSRRIRYALTVAAFLLPSAVPLAMFTLGPMIGAAWISLTEWNLISPATWVGFENYATLLTDPETGEVFLHTLYYIAGYLPMVYVGGLAIALALNTALRGRTLLRGIYFLPVVTSWIVVALVWRWLLNPANGVVNTVLAFFGIDGPGWWTDPVWAMPSIILASAWKDLGFVMVILLAGLQAIDPELLDAARVDGAGWWRRLFSVILPLLSPATFFVIVISLINGFQVFDQVYAMTGGGPGGATQVVVQQIYDLTFRYGQAGEASALSWMLFAVILAVTLIQIRGQRRWVNYG, from the coding sequence GTGACCACGCTCCTCGGCGAGGCCACCGGCCAGGCGCTTCGAGACGGCGCCGCCGGACCCGAACGGCCGTCGCGTCCACGCAACCGGCGCTCACGCCGCATCCGCTACGCCCTCACCGTCGCCGCCTTCCTCCTGCCGAGTGCGGTGCCGCTCGCGATGTTCACCCTCGGGCCGATGATCGGTGCCGCGTGGATCAGCCTCACCGAGTGGAACCTCATCTCCCCGGCCACGTGGGTCGGATTCGAGAACTACGCCACGCTGCTCACCGACCCCGAGACCGGCGAGGTCTTCCTGCACACGCTGTACTACATCGCGGGCTACCTCCCGATGGTCTACGTGGGCGGCCTCGCGATCGCGCTCGCGCTGAACACCGCGCTCCGAGGGCGGACGCTGCTGCGCGGGATCTACTTCCTCCCCGTCGTGACGAGCTGGATCGTCGTCGCGCTCGTCTGGCGCTGGCTGCTGAATCCGGCGAACGGCGTGGTCAACACCGTGCTCGCGTTCTTCGGCATCGACGGGCCGGGCTGGTGGACCGACCCGGTCTGGGCGATGCCGTCGATCATCCTCGCCTCGGCGTGGAAGGACCTCGGGTTCGTCATGGTGATCCTGCTCGCCGGGCTCCAGGCCATCGACCCCGAACTCCTCGACGCCGCTCGGGTCGATGGTGCGGGCTGGTGGCGACGCTTGTTCTCGGTGATCCTCCCGCTGCTGTCGCCGGCCACGTTCTTCGTGATCGTGATCTCCCTGATCAACGGCTTCCAGGTCTTCGACCAGGTGTACGCGATGACCGGGGGCGGCCCCGGCGGGGCGACGCAGGTGGTGGTGCAGCAGATCTACGACCTGACCTTCCGGTACGGGCAGGCGGGCGAGGCGTCCGCGCTCTCGTGGATGCTCTTCGCAGTGATCCTCGCCGTGACCCTGATCCAGATCCGCGGACAGCGCAGGTGGGTGAACTATGGCTGA